The region CTTCGACCTGATAGGAGCCAAATACGTCCGCGACGTTGAGCCGGGAGAAGTTGTAATGATTGAGAAGGGCGAGATGAAGAGCTTCCGCATCCCCGGCTCCGAATCTGCCAGGAGGTCCCAGTGCATTTTCGAGTTTGTCTACTTTGCAAGGCCCGACAGCCAGATATTCGGAAGGAGCGTATACCAAGTTAGGAAAGAGTTCGGTAGGAGGCTCGCAAGGGAAAACCCGGTAGAGGCAGACATCGTCATTCCCGTACCCGATTCGGGAGTTGTTCCAGCCCTCGGGTACTCACAGGAGAGCGGAATACCCTTTGAGCTGGGGCTCATAAGGAATCACTACGTAGGAAGGACGTTCATAAAACCCCAGCAGAAGATGCGGGACATAGGGGTTAAGGTGAAGCTCAACCCCGTGCCGGGCCTGTTAAAGGGTAAGAGGGTTGTTGTCATAGACGACTCCATTGTGAGGGGAACCACCAGCAGGAAGATAGTGAGGATGCTCCGCGAGGCCGGAGCGAAAGAGGTTCACATGAGAATCAGCTCCCCGCCTACCAAGTGGCCCTGTTACTTCGGCATAGACACCCCTACCCGCGAGCAGCTGATAGCCTCGAGCAACACGGTAGATGAGATATGCTCCTATATAGAGGCCGACTCTTTGGGCTACTTGTCGCTCGAGGGGATGATAGAGGCCGCAAAGGGGAGCAAGTGTGAGTTCTGTACCGCCTGCTTCGACGGGGACTACCCGATTGAGGTTCCCGACTCCATAGTGGAGCAGGCAAAGAAGGAGTAGTGGTGCGCCTGGCGGGACTCGAACCCGCGACACCAGGATCCGGAGTCCTGGGCTCTATCCAGCTGAGCTACAGGCGCACGTGCACCTAATAATATAGGACAGAGCGGCATGTTAAGAAAGCTCCTAAACGCAACCTGCATTCTGAGCTATATTCTGTCGGTGGCCGTAGTTGTTGCGGTGGTTAGTAAAATCATATCGGTACGCTCAAAGTGCACACAGGAGAAGGCAAAGATATCGAAGCTCCTGCACCAGATACAGCGTTTGAAAGACGAGAACAACCAGCTTATGATTCGATACTATACGCTGCTGCGGCCGGCAGAGGTTGATAAAAACAGCAAGGGGTTGAAGCTCCTTCACGAAAACGAGGTAAAGTACGTTAGATGAGGCCCATCTACTGGCTCAGAGAGCTTATCCTCAGGGTTTACCGCTTCATAAAGCCCTTCAAGGAAGATAGGCTGAACCTCTTCTTCCTCTTCTCCCTCGCCCTCCTCACCGTTTACTCCGTAAGGCTCCTCTACCTTACCCACTTCGACAGGGAGGAGTGGATAAAGTTCGTAAACAGGCAGTTCAGCGGGAAGATAAAGATATCCTACGAAAGGGGGGAGATTCTCGACAGGAACGGCTCCCTCCTTGCCGCAAGTGAGAGGGTCGTTTCCTTCTACGTAAGGCCAACCGAAATTAAGGACTGGAAACTCTTCTGCCAAATAGTTACACTTCAAAAGGCTCCGCTTGAAGAGTACGCAGAAGAGAAGGGCGTTTCCCTCGAGAAGCTCTACGAGCTTCTAAAACCCCTAAAAGAGGTAACGCCGGAAGAGCTACAAAAAGCCTACGAAAAGAAGTACACCGTTGTTACCTATAAAGGAAAAAAGATAAAAGTCCCCTTCGTATGGCTCCACAAAAAGGCCCAGACAACCCCCTACAGGGCGGCAAAGGCCGTAAAGGTGGCCATGAGAATCTACTACACCCTATCGGGGGAGTCGCCCATAAAGAAGAGGCACCCCGACATCCTCGGTTTTGTCCCCGAGTATAAAAGGTGCTACCCCTACGGAGTGGGCTCTACCGTTGTCGGACTTGCAAGCGACTTCGACAAAGGCCTCTCAAACCTCGAGTACTACTTAGATAAAAAGGGGATTATCACCGGCAAAACGGTTTTGCTCTCGGGGGAGAAGGACTACCTGGGGCGGGTCTACCTGGGGAAAAACGCCTCCCAGTTCCTTACGAAAGAAAAGGGTAACAACGTTCTCCTTACAATAGACGGCAACCTCCAGTACATAGTGGAAAAGACCATATCCGAGTACGGCAAGAAGTGGCACCCAAAGTTCATAAACGCTGTTCTCATGGACCCAAACACCGGAGAAATCCTTGCCGCCGCAAGCTGGCCCTTCTACCGATACGGCGAGAAGTTAAAAAAGGGAGACACCTCAAAACTCGTTGCGAGGTACGTCACAGACGTTTACGAGCCCGGCTCGGTTATGAAGCCGATTGTGCTGGCGGCCGCCCTCAACGAAGGTGTAGTAGGGGTTAACGACGTTTTCTACTGCCCCGCCAGGATAAAGATAAACGACAGAACCTTCACAAACGAGTTTCACGGCAGGAACGTAAAACT is a window of Thermovibrio ammonificans HB-1 DNA encoding:
- a CDS encoding peptidoglycan D,D-transpeptidase FtsI family protein; the protein is MRPIYWLRELILRVYRFIKPFKEDRLNLFFLFSLALLTVYSVRLLYLTHFDREEWIKFVNRQFSGKIKISYERGEILDRNGSLLAASERVVSFYVRPTEIKDWKLFCQIVTLQKAPLEEYAEEKGVSLEKLYELLKPLKEVTPEELQKAYEKKYTVVTYKGKKIKVPFVWLHKKAQTTPYRAAKAVKVAMRIYYTLSGESPIKKRHPDILGFVPEYKRCYPYGVGSTVVGLASDFDKGLSNLEYYLDKKGIITGKTVLLSGEKDYLGRVYLGKNASQFLTKEKGNNVLLTIDGNLQYIVEKTISEYGKKWHPKFINAVLMDPNTGEILAAASWPFYRYGEKLKKGDTSKLVARYVTDVYEPGSVMKPIVLAAALNEGVVGVNDVFYCPARIKINDRTFTNEFHGRNVKLRAWEIIEYSDNVGIIQVAQKLGKKKLYEYLKRFGFGNKTGIELPIESKGLLSNWKKWKDVEFATITFGYHISVTTLQLAAAYSALVNGGIYYKPFLIKAILDEKGNVIKSFSPVAERRVISERTSKLMRRVLTMVVEGGTAKPTKFENFYVGGKTGTAQKLIKEKGKKPHYSRKKIYATFVGFFPATNPKYVLAVTVNEPKVPKNMLWATKIAVPIFRDIAERVLLYERTAPDKKRYTVEPGGNITATEINTDFPFKNGIQQRKK
- the purF gene encoding amidophosphoribosyltransferase, coding for MKEYCGVFGIYNSPNAAYFTYLGLYALQHRGQESAGIAVTDGKRITYHRDFGLVSSVFSSEHLDRLTGHTAIGHNRYSTSGASDSPDNIQPIVVSYKHGQMAIAHNGNLVNALELREKLEEEGSIFRGTSDSEVIVHLIVKSRKKRFLEKLMDALSQLKGAYSLLVMTNKKLIAIRDPWGFRPLCMGELNGSPVFASETCAFDLIGAKYVRDVEPGEVVMIEKGEMKSFRIPGSESARRSQCIFEFVYFARPDSQIFGRSVYQVRKEFGRRLARENPVEADIVIPVPDSGVVPALGYSQESGIPFELGLIRNHYVGRTFIKPQQKMRDIGVKVKLNPVPGLLKGKRVVVIDDSIVRGTTSRKIVRMLREAGAKEVHMRISSPPTKWPCYFGIDTPTREQLIASSNTVDEICSYIEADSLGYLSLEGMIEAAKGSKCEFCTACFDGDYPIEVPDSIVEQAKKE